One Phocaeicola dorei genomic region harbors:
- a CDS encoding glucose-6-phosphate isomerase, translating to MKNISLNIDKVAGFASKETIAAYEPQVKACMETLENGTGKGNDFLGWLHLPSSITAEHLADLKATAQVLRDNCEVVVVAGIGGSYLGARAVIEALSNSFQWLKAKQDGPVIVFAGHNIGEDYLFELTEYLKGKKFGVINISKSGTTTETALAFRLLKKQCEDQLGKEMAKKVIVAVTDAKKGAARVTADKEGYQTFIIPDNVGGRFSVLTPVGLLPIAVAGFDIEKLVEGARTMETVCGPATPFAENPAAVYAATRNELYKNGKKIEILVNFNPKLHYMNEWWKQLYGESEGKDGKGIYPSAVDFSTDLHSMGQWIQEGERTIFETVISIEKPEHTLQVPSDSENLDGLNFLAGKRVDEVNKMAELGTQLAHVDGGVPNMRLIVPELNEYYLGEIIYFFEKACGISGYLLGVNPFNQPGVEAYKKNMFALLNKPGYEEESKAIQARL from the coding sequence ATGAAGAATATTAGTTTAAACATCGACAAAGTAGCCGGTTTTGCTTCTAAGGAAACAATCGCTGCTTACGAACCTCAGGTGAAAGCCTGCATGGAAACATTGGAAAACGGTACAGGTAAAGGTAATGACTTCTTGGGTTGGTTGCACTTGCCATCGTCTATAACAGCCGAACATTTGGCTGACTTGAAAGCTACTGCCCAGGTTCTGCGCGACAACTGTGAAGTAGTAGTAGTAGCAGGTATCGGTGGAAGCTATCTGGGAGCACGGGCCGTAATCGAAGCTTTATCCAATAGTTTCCAATGGTTGAAAGCAAAACAAGACGGACCCGTCATCGTATTTGCAGGCCACAATATCGGCGAAGATTATTTGTTCGAATTAACTGAATACCTGAAAGGTAAAAAGTTCGGTGTAATTAATATTTCCAAATCTGGTACTACTACGGAAACCGCTTTGGCTTTCCGTTTGCTGAAAAAACAGTGTGAAGACCAGCTTGGAAAGGAAATGGCGAAGAAAGTGATTGTTGCCGTTACAGATGCCAAGAAAGGTGCTGCACGTGTTACAGCAGATAAAGAAGGATATCAGACTTTCATTATCCCCGATAATGTAGGTGGCCGTTTCTCTGTCTTGACTCCGGTAGGTTTGTTGCCTATCGCAGTGGCAGGTTTCGACATCGAAAAATTAGTGGAAGGCGCACGCACAATGGAAACAGTATGTGGGCCGGCTACTCCGTTTGCCGAAAACCCTGCTGCCGTTTATGCCGCTACCCGCAATGAATTGTATAAAAACGGCAAGAAGATTGAGATTTTGGTAAACTTCAATCCCAAACTGCACTATATGAACGAATGGTGGAAACAATTGTACGGTGAATCCGAAGGCAAGGACGGTAAAGGTATTTATCCGTCTGCCGTCGACTTCTCTACCGACCTCCATTCTATGGGACAGTGGATTCAGGAAGGTGAACGTACTATCTTCGAAACAGTTATCTCTATCGAAAAGCCGGAACATACACTTCAAGTTCCTTCGGACAGCGAAAATTTGGATGGCTTGAATTTCCTGGCAGGAAAGCGTGTGGACGAAGTGAACAAGATGGCAGAACTGGGAACTCAGCTGGCACACGTTGACGGTGGTGTACCCAATATGCGACTGATTGTGCCCGAGCTGAATGAATATTATCTGGGAGAAATCATCTATTTCTTTGAAAAAGCTTGTGGTATCAGCGGTTATTTGCTGGGAGTAAATCCGTTCAACCAACCGGGCGTGGAAGCATACAAGAAAAATATGTTTGCTTTGTTGAACAAACCGGGATACGAAGAAGAGTCTAAAGCCATCCAAGCTAGATTATAA
- a CDS encoding NAD(P)H-dependent glycerol-3-phosphate dehydrogenase, with translation MKLPGKIAIMGGGSWATAIAKIVLAQAESINWYMRRDDRIEEFKRLGHNPAYLTSVRFEIKNINFSSDINKVVKESDTLIFVTPSPYLKSHLKKLKTKIKDKFIVTAIKGIVPDENLIVSDYFHQVYGVPEENIAVIAGPCHAEEVALERLSYLTIGCKDIDKAKIFARQLAGHYIKTSVSPDVAGIEYASVLKNIYAIAAGICSGLKYGDNFQAVLISNAIQEMNRFLNTVHPVERSIDDSAYLGDLLVTSYSNFSRNRVFGTMIGKGYSVKSAQIEMEMIAEGYYGTKCIKELNKHLHVNMPIVDAVYNILYERISPMIEIKLLTDSFR, from the coding sequence ATGAAATTGCCCGGTAAAATAGCGATAATGGGTGGTGGCAGCTGGGCCACGGCTATTGCAAAAATAGTCTTGGCTCAGGCTGAATCAATCAACTGGTATATGCGCCGCGACGACAGAATCGAAGAATTCAAGCGTTTGGGACATAATCCGGCTTATCTGACAAGTGTGCGCTTTGAAATAAAGAACATCAACTTTTCATCAGATATTAACAAGGTGGTAAAGGAATCGGATACTCTGATATTTGTTACCCCCTCTCCTTATCTGAAAAGCCACCTGAAAAAGCTGAAAACCAAAATAAAGGACAAGTTCATTGTCACTGCTATCAAAGGTATTGTCCCTGACGAGAACCTGATTGTTTCCGATTATTTTCACCAGGTATACGGTGTTCCCGAAGAGAATATAGCCGTCATCGCCGGTCCGTGCCATGCAGAGGAAGTAGCCTTGGAGCGTCTTTCTTACCTTACTATCGGATGTAAAGACATTGACAAGGCGAAAATATTTGCCCGCCAACTGGCCGGACATTATATAAAAACTTCTGTAAGCCCGGATGTGGCAGGTATAGAATATGCTTCTGTGTTGAAGAATATTTATGCCATCGCCGCCGGAATTTGCAGCGGTCTGAAATATGGAGACAACTTCCAGGCCGTATTAATATCGAATGCCATTCAGGAAATGAACCGCTTCCTGAATACCGTACATCCCGTAGAACGTTCTATTGACGATTCCGCCTATCTGGGTGACCTATTGGTAACGTCTTATTCCAATTTCAGCCGGAACCGCGTATTCGGGACCATGATTGGTAAAGGTTATTCCGTAAAAAGCGCACAGATAGAAATGGAAATGATTGCCGAAGGATACTACGGAACGAAATGTATCAAGGAGTTAAACAAGCACTTGCACGTGAACATGCCTATCGTAGATGCCGTATATAATATTTTATATGAGCGCATCTCGCCCATGATTGAGATTAAATTATTAACTGATTCATTCAGATAA
- a CDS encoding HAD family hydrolase — protein MFKEAINNYLHAHGYESIDLKAVLFDMDGVLFDSMPNHAEAWHKIMKRFGFGLSREEAYMHEGRTGASTINIVSRRERGHDATEEEIKAIYQAKTEEFNKCPKAERMPGALEVLTKIKSEGLTPMVVTGSGQTSLLDRLNHNFPGIFQADLMVTAFDVKYGKPNPEPYLIALKKGGFKPNEALVIENAPLGVQAGVAAGIFTIAVNTGPLHDNVLLNEGANLLFHSMPDFNKNWETLQSALKQD, from the coding sequence ATGTTTAAAGAAGCGATAAATAACTATCTTCATGCTCATGGATACGAATCCATCGACCTGAAAGCCGTATTATTCGATATGGACGGAGTGCTGTTCGACTCCATGCCCAACCATGCTGAAGCATGGCATAAAATAATGAAACGCTTCGGTTTCGGCCTCAGCCGAGAAGAAGCTTATATGCACGAAGGGCGTACCGGTGCATCTACGATCAATATAGTAAGTCGCCGGGAGCGTGGGCATGATGCTACAGAAGAAGAAATAAAAGCCATCTACCAAGCCAAAACTGAAGAATTCAACAAATGCCCCAAAGCAGAACGAATGCCCGGCGCACTGGAAGTATTGACTAAAATAAAGAGCGAAGGACTGACTCCGATGGTAGTGACCGGTTCGGGACAAACTTCGTTATTAGACCGGTTAAATCATAATTTTCCGGGCATCTTCCAAGCAGACTTAATGGTTACCGCCTTTGATGTGAAATATGGGAAACCAAATCCGGAACCGTATCTGATAGCCCTAAAGAAAGGCGGCTTCAAACCCAATGAAGCGTTAGTAATAGAAAATGCACCACTAGGTGTACAGGCGGGAGTTGCCGCCGGTATTTTTACTATCGCCGTGAATACAGGACCATTGCACGACAATGTATTACTGAATGAAGGAGCGAATTTACTTTTTCATTCCATGCCCGACTTCAATAAAAATTGGGAAACACTACAATCTGCATTAAAACAAGATTAA
- a CDS encoding RagB/SusD family nutrient uptake outer membrane protein, which yields MKKIFYSILLSGMMVLSACDALDLSPEDYYGSNDFWNQKSQVEMFMTGIHADLRDKYQMPVTLGEFRSEILISDVTSMGEGVYGPPMTNNLLTKDNTGVDDWYEVYPNIMHINLFIRNVDKEIDYMTGMEKSFYLGQAYGLRAYYYFYLYRTFGGVPLETEPKVTEGSIDITQLYKARSTPEETLEFIKEDINKSEAFFNESDKKMSDQYEWSYYATELLKAKIYMWSAKVTTGLPDDDIAGDHIATLTAVDPNNSDLLTAKKALLNLVNQQFELLPNFADLWTPEGKKNKEIIFALCFNKNELTNWGANWFYNVALFTNATDLDGNKYGPDPLKLLTAGPLRYEYKVPFIEIYDKEDTRLDATFFQYMFEGKTRGACWKKLMGHTDGGTHYYDSDVPVYRYADVLLMLAECENGLGAPDKCAAYINEVRKRAYGDKFEQHKYIAGDYADNEWAILQERDKEFVGEGSRWFDLLRLRDSNGKPFVFSVKAHYGSSLPILTEDKAYMMLWPVNVEVLNGDPEIKQTPGYE from the coding sequence ATGAAGAAAATATTTTATAGCATATTGTTGAGTGGGATGATGGTATTGTCTGCTTGTGATGCGTTGGACCTGTCTCCTGAAGATTATTATGGCTCTAATGATTTTTGGAATCAGAAATCTCAGGTAGAAATGTTTATGACTGGTATTCATGCCGATTTAAGAGATAAATATCAGATGCCTGTCACATTGGGAGAGTTCAGAAGTGAGATTCTGATAAGTGATGTTACTTCTATGGGTGAGGGGGTATATGGTCCGCCTATGACTAATAATCTGCTTACGAAAGATAATACCGGTGTCGATGATTGGTATGAGGTGTACCCAAATATCATGCATATAAATTTGTTTATCAGAAATGTAGATAAAGAAATTGATTATATGACTGGAATGGAGAAATCATTTTATTTGGGACAGGCTTATGGCTTGCGTGCATATTACTATTTCTATCTTTATCGAACATTTGGTGGTGTGCCGTTAGAGACGGAACCGAAAGTTACCGAGGGTAGCATTGATATTACGCAATTATATAAGGCTCGTTCTACTCCGGAGGAAACGTTAGAGTTTATCAAAGAAGATATTAATAAATCCGAAGCTTTCTTCAATGAGTCGGATAAGAAGATGTCCGACCAATATGAATGGTCTTATTATGCAACGGAACTTTTGAAGGCCAAGATATATATGTGGTCTGCCAAAGTCACTACAGGATTACCCGATGATGATATTGCAGGGGATCATATAGCTACTCTGACTGCCGTAGATCCTAATAACAGTGACTTGTTGACAGCAAAGAAGGCTTTATTGAATTTGGTGAACCAACAATTCGAACTGCTTCCAAACTTTGCGGATTTATGGACTCCGGAAGGGAAGAAGAATAAAGAGATTATTTTCGCTCTGTGTTTTAATAAGAATGAATTGACCAATTGGGGGGCGAACTGGTTCTATAATGTAGCCTTGTTTACCAATGCTACGGACTTGGATGGAAATAAATATGGTCCGGATCCGTTGAAGCTATTGACAGCCGGACCATTACGTTATGAGTATAAAGTGCCGTTTATCGAGATTTATGATAAGGAAGATACTCGTTTGGATGCTACTTTCTTTCAATATATGTTCGAAGGAAAGACTCGTGGCGCTTGTTGGAAAAAACTGATGGGACATACGGATGGAGGAACTCATTATTATGATTCAGATGTACCGGTATATAGATATGCTGATGTTTTGTTGATGCTGGCCGAGTGTGAAAACGGGTTGGGAGCTCCGGATAAATGTGCTGCATATATAAATGAGGTACGTAAGCGTGCTTATGGTGATAAATTTGAACAACATAAATATATCGCAGGAGATTATGCGGATAATGAGTGGGCTATTTTGCAGGAACGTGATAAAGAGTTTGTAGGTGAGGGAAGCCGCTGGTTTGATTTATTGCGTTTACGTGATTCCAACGGAAAACCTTTTGTCTTTTCTGTTAAAGCGCATTATGGAAGTTCATTGCCTATATTAACAGAGGATAAGGCGTATATGATGTTGTGGCCTGTTAATGTGGAAGTTTTGAATGGAGATCCGGAAATCAAGCAGACTCCGGGGTATGAATAA
- a CDS encoding FecR family protein: MKNKKTIYNSDEFRKTVRCLTEKIREADELEFVDVEKSFQDVMKRVEREKRVSYRRHIYRWSLSIAAAIGLILAMNWWSTNADEGTELDIALLNDTTSICGDEVILITDNQAMNLKNDASLKYDTLGSSNIQQYALNTKISQASSVKNEMHQIMVPNGKRADITFSDGTRIYINSGSKVIYPDIFEEQKREILVEGEVYLDVAKRKDCPFVVKTREFDIRVLGTSFNVCAYREDEASSVVLVHGSVEVTTENKSKVRLAPNQLVDIKGNKTQVRKVDVSEYISWKDNLLLLHQRPVGDVLKKLERYYGCKIRYDAEITTLSLSGKLDLQTDITDVMDNLCLSLSLHYTINDKDEIYVSLK, encoded by the coding sequence ATGAAAAATAAAAAAACAATATATAATTCAGATGAATTTCGTAAAACAGTTCGATGCCTGACTGAGAAGATTCGGGAAGCAGATGAATTGGAATTTGTTGATGTGGAAAAATCTTTTCAGGACGTGATGAAACGAGTAGAAAGGGAAAAGAGGGTTTCCTACAGACGTCATATTTATAGGTGGTCTTTGTCGATAGCGGCAGCGATTGGTTTGATTTTAGCTATGAACTGGTGGAGTACCAATGCTGATGAGGGTACGGAGCTTGATATAGCATTGCTGAATGACACGACTTCCATTTGCGGTGATGAGGTGATTCTGATAACAGATAACCAAGCTATGAATCTGAAAAATGATGCTTCTTTAAAATATGATACTTTAGGAAGTTCGAATATTCAGCAGTATGCATTAAATACTAAAATATCCCAGGCTTCATCTGTAAAGAATGAAATGCACCAGATAATGGTTCCTAATGGGAAAAGAGCTGATATTACTTTTTCTGATGGTACTAGAATTTATATAAATTCAGGTAGTAAAGTGATATATCCGGATATTTTTGAAGAACAGAAACGTGAAATCCTGGTAGAGGGGGAGGTTTATCTGGATGTAGCCAAAAGGAAGGATTGCCCATTTGTTGTCAAAACAAGAGAGTTTGATATACGCGTACTGGGTACTTCGTTTAATGTCTGTGCCTATAGGGAAGATGAGGCTTCATCTGTTGTTTTAGTACATGGAAGCGTGGAAGTAACTACTGAGAATAAGAGCAAAGTAAGATTAGCACCTAATCAATTGGTGGATATTAAAGGTAATAAAACGCAGGTACGTAAGGTTGATGTGTCCGAATACATCAGTTGGAAGGATAATTTATTGCTGCTTCATCAAAGACCCGTAGGAGATGTTTTGAAGAAACTTGAGCGGTATTATGGGTGTAAAATACGGTATGATGCGGAGATTACTACCTTGTCATTGTCAGGAAAACTGGATCTTCAAACAGACATTACCGATGTTATGGATAATTTATGTCTTTCATTATCATTGCATTATACAATAAATGATAAAGATGAAATCTATGTGAGCCTTAAATGA
- a CDS encoding TonB-dependent receptor, with translation MKKYTNRIKLMPKFTKCMSLAMILTFTSYEEAFAEMSYAEQTSFTVSMENQTLKSVINWVEKNSQFIFIYRTDIDLSRRVNVDVRNKTIEEVLKQMFAGTDLEYHIRDRQVIIRKAISREETPPIVMQQEKVTVKGIVTDAKGEAIIGANIIEKGTTNGTITDIDGQFTLMVSEKASLVFSYIGYLTQEMVVGKKPFLNVQLQEDNKTLDEVVITGYGGTQLRSKMTNSIAKVDNSTLSTGAHTNPAQALSGAVAGLRVQQTSGNPNSTPTLVLRGGTNLDGSGSPLVIIDGAVRESLSDVNPEDIESLEVMKDAGATAIYGARASNGVILVTTKRGSEGHTEINLSAKVGFNFFHSQYEFLNAHDYLYYMRSAFYRSSHIWQDKSGAWHGFASDATLSGTQPYGTGNRYFDEKGNVLNGNKDNTAVWGVMNYTDDLAFLLKQGWQTMDDPVNPGQKLIYCDNQLKDYNIKSPAITQDYNLSVSGGNDKGHYYASLGYNRSEGNAMNNWYHRLNFTINADYKIKPWLTSNSSLTFTDAKWDDGGAGYAGEGDFFSTTLSVPPTFRVKSPDGDWLAGPAVASYARGWTTVKVYEDALNYDNNTDKFNLSQSFTFNIMKGLTFKTTGTWFYFDDSREFFKGDYIVATGPVYDTNHSTSNKHERLLDQTYNGILNYQTTFRQDHSIDAMAGVEYYDSYKKGFSASGYGSPLSDFQDLNYTSTAAGVRQIDSWHYRQRILSFFGRVNYDYKSKYLLSLVLRRDGYSKLPKDNRWGTFPGISAGWVLSRENFMESCSNVLSYAKIRASYGANGNVSGVLDANGNVVTGLDYYTVQGSYGIMKDKDGKIVPNYNGKVPLMINDLPNPTMRWEKSYTFETGFDIGFLNNKYILNFTYYNRRTQDKFAEITLPSHSGVSSFLSNNGEVQNQGMELELTANVLRTKDWKFTVSMNTAYNKNKIISLPYNGLPNNMQDAYQVYTGRKLADGTYERQWVGGYQEGQEYGVIYAFKSLGIYKSESEIPGNLIDRSTYTENGADAKVLYGPEAWAKLSDAEKEKGLPIQAGDVKWQDVNGDGVIDDYDRVKLGNTIPHWTGGFNINTSWKGLTLNCRLDYALGYWVHDWKTPWIMGNMQGTFNTISLVKDSWSESNPNGKYPVYGWADFLGKRNYDRISDINCYRGDYLAFREISLSYSLPQSWIHKSGLSKVDVSVTAQNLGYITAAKNMATPEYGVSQNGGYPLPRTVVLGLNVTF, from the coding sequence ATGAAAAAATACACGAATAGAATAAAACTCATGCCTAAATTCACAAAATGTATGAGTTTAGCCATGATTTTAACATTTACAAGTTATGAAGAGGCTTTTGCGGAAATGAGTTATGCGGAACAAACTAGCTTTACCGTTTCTATGGAGAACCAGACTTTGAAGAGTGTGATTAATTGGGTAGAAAAGAATAGTCAATTTATTTTTATATATCGTACAGATATTGATTTGTCTCGTCGTGTCAATGTGGATGTACGGAATAAGACAATAGAGGAGGTACTGAAACAAATGTTTGCCGGTACTGATTTGGAATATCATATCCGTGACAGACAAGTAATAATTCGTAAGGCCATTTCTAGAGAAGAAACGCCTCCCATTGTTATGCAACAAGAGAAAGTGACTGTCAAAGGTATAGTGACCGATGCCAAAGGAGAAGCAATTATTGGGGCTAATATTATAGAGAAAGGTACTACCAATGGTACCATAACTGATATAGACGGCCAGTTTACGTTAATGGTAAGTGAAAAAGCGTCTTTGGTCTTTTCTTATATCGGTTATCTGACTCAAGAAATGGTTGTAGGGAAAAAGCCGTTTTTGAATGTTCAACTGCAGGAAGACAATAAGACTTTGGATGAAGTGGTGATAACAGGTTATGGGGGCACACAACTTCGTTCCAAGATGACTAATTCTATTGCTAAAGTTGATAATTCTACTTTAAGTACGGGTGCCCATACTAATCCGGCGCAAGCACTGTCTGGTGCAGTGGCAGGATTAAGGGTGCAGCAAACTAGTGGTAATCCGAATTCCACTCCTACTTTGGTACTTCGTGGTGGTACCAATCTGGATGGTAGCGGTTCACCTTTGGTTATTATCGATGGTGCTGTACGCGAGTCGTTGAGTGATGTGAATCCGGAGGATATCGAGTCTTTGGAGGTCATGAAAGATGCTGGTGCTACAGCTATTTACGGTGCGCGTGCTTCCAATGGTGTAATTCTTGTTACTACTAAAAGAGGTTCGGAAGGACATACGGAAATAAATTTGAGTGCGAAAGTCGGTTTCAATTTTTTCCATAGCCAGTATGAGTTTTTGAATGCTCATGATTATTTGTATTATATGCGTTCAGCATTTTATCGGTCTTCGCATATATGGCAGGATAAATCGGGCGCTTGGCATGGATTTGCCAGTGATGCGACTTTATCCGGAACACAGCCTTACGGAACAGGAAACAGATATTTTGATGAAAAAGGGAATGTACTTAATGGCAATAAAGACAATACAGCCGTATGGGGTGTTATGAATTATACAGATGATCTGGCTTTCCTGTTAAAACAAGGTTGGCAGACAATGGATGACCCGGTGAATCCGGGACAAAAATTGATTTATTGTGATAATCAGCTGAAAGATTATAATATCAAATCTCCGGCTATTACTCAGGATTATAACTTGAGCGTATCCGGCGGCAATGATAAGGGACATTATTATGCAAGCCTAGGCTATAATCGCAGCGAAGGAAATGCGATGAACAACTGGTATCACCGTTTGAATTTCACGATCAATGCAGATTATAAAATTAAGCCTTGGCTTACTTCTAATTCTTCTTTGACATTTACCGATGCAAAATGGGACGATGGTGGTGCAGGATATGCCGGTGAAGGTGATTTTTTCAGTACTACCTTGTCCGTTCCTCCTACATTCCGTGTGAAAAGTCCGGATGGCGATTGGTTGGCAGGCCCTGCCGTGGCTTCTTATGCCCGTGGCTGGACCACAGTGAAAGTGTATGAGGATGCATTGAACTATGATAATAATACAGACAAGTTTAATTTGAGTCAGTCTTTTACCTTTAATATAATGAAAGGGTTGACATTCAAGACCACAGGAACTTGGTTTTATTTTGATGACAGCAGAGAGTTCTTCAAAGGGGACTATATTGTAGCTACAGGACCGGTGTATGACACTAATCATAGTACTTCCAACAAGCATGAACGACTTTTGGACCAGACTTACAATGGAATCTTGAATTATCAGACTACATTCCGGCAAGATCATTCTATAGATGCGATGGCAGGCGTAGAATATTATGACTCATACAAGAAAGGTTTTTCGGCGTCCGGTTATGGATCTCCATTATCTGATTTTCAGGATTTGAATTATACTTCGACTGCTGCCGGAGTGCGGCAAATAGATTCCTGGCATTACAGACAACGCATTCTTTCATTCTTTGGTAGAGTGAATTATGATTATAAGTCCAAGTATTTGCTGAGCCTTGTTTTACGTCGCGATGGATACTCCAAGCTGCCAAAAGATAACCGTTGGGGAACCTTTCCCGGTATATCAGCCGGTTGGGTATTGAGTAGAGAGAATTTTATGGAGTCTTGTAGCAATGTACTTTCTTATGCTAAAATTCGTGCTAGTTACGGTGCCAATGGAAATGTGTCTGGTGTACTGGATGCTAATGGTAATGTAGTGACAGGACTTGATTATTATACGGTTCAAGGCTCTTATGGTATTATGAAAGATAAAGATGGTAAAATAGTACCCAACTATAATGGCAAAGTTCCTTTGATGATAAACGATTTGCCTAATCCCACCATGAGATGGGAAAAATCGTACACATTTGAGACAGGTTTCGATATTGGTTTTCTGAATAACAAATATATCTTGAACTTCACCTATTATAATAGACGTACACAGGATAAATTTGCAGAAATCACCCTGCCTTCCCATAGCGGAGTTTCTTCTTTCCTTTCTAACAATGGAGAAGTACAAAACCAAGGTATGGAGTTAGAACTGACTGCCAATGTTTTACGTACCAAAGATTGGAAATTTACAGTTAGTATGAATACCGCTTATAATAAGAATAAGATTATCTCATTACCGTACAATGGATTGCCGAATAATATGCAGGATGCCTATCAGGTTTATACGGGACGCAAGCTGGCAGATGGTACCTATGAAAGACAATGGGTGGGTGGTTATCAGGAAGGACAGGAATATGGTGTGATTTACGCCTTTAAATCTCTTGGTATTTATAAGAGTGAGAGTGAGATTCCAGGTAATCTGATAGACAGATCCACTTATACGGAAAATGGAGCAGATGCCAAAGTGCTCTATGGACCTGAAGCTTGGGCTAAATTGTCGGATGCCGAAAAGGAGAAAGGACTGCCTATACAGGCTGGTGATGTGAAATGGCAGGATGTGAATGGGGATGGTGTAATTGATGATTATGACCGGGTGAAATTGGGTAATACGATACCTCATTGGACCGGAGGCTTTAACATTAATACTTCATGGAAAGGATTAACTTTGAACTGCCGTCTGGATTATGCTTTAGGCTATTGGGTGCATGATTGGAAAACTCCTTGGATTATGGGTAATATGCAGGGAACATTTAATACCATATCTTTGGTTAAAGATTCCTGGTCGGAAAGTAATCCGAATGGAAAATATCCGGTGTATGGATGGGCTGACTTTTTAGGCAAACGTAATTATGACAGAATATCAGACATTAATTGTTATCGTGGCGATTATTTGGCTTTTCGTGAAATAAGCCTGTCGTATTCCTTGCCTCAGAGTTGGATTCATAAATCCGGTTTGAGCAAGGTGGATGTTTCTGTAACAGCACAGAATTTGGGATATATTACAGCAGCCAAAAATATGGCGACCCCCGAATATGGTGTCAGTCAGAATGGAGGATATCCCCTCCCTAGAACAGTTGTTTTGGGTTTAAATGTTACATTCTAA
- a CDS encoding alpha/beta hydrolase family protein — translation MMIMKRLLFLVSVCSLCMVGNSQNYQPEKHAVVKSDRGDGRLLSTYAIVHEMLKDTHPQYAYRSGMSAQDFTQWQDGVRAAMVEIMKFPEIKGQPSPVCVKTEKKEGYILEKWEFYPFPKSVSTFLVLKPEHLKGAVPGVLCIPGSGRTKEGLAGEPGICDKLTEDYNNPKVSMALNMVKEGYVAVAVDNAAAGEASDLECYDKGWNYDYDVVSRFLLELGWSWLGYTSYLDMQVLNWMKDQSYIRKDRIVISGFSLGTEPMMVLGVLDKDIYAFVYNDFLCQTQERAVVMTKPDKENRRPFPNSIRHLIPGYWRYFNFPDVVASLAPRPIIFTEGGLDRDFRLVQSAYAASGKPENAEFHHYPKFADKAVRKDVEHLDEGLDSKTYFETVNVDPPSHYFKNELVIPWLRKVLK, via the coding sequence ATGATGATAATGAAAAGATTGCTCTTTTTAGTATCTGTATGCAGCTTATGTATGGTTGGTAATTCTCAGAATTACCAACCTGAGAAGCATGCAGTTGTGAAATCAGATCGTGGGGATGGACGGTTACTAAGTACTTATGCCATTGTGCATGAGATGTTGAAAGATACACATCCCCAATATGCTTACCGTTCCGGTATGTCCGCACAGGATTTTACGCAATGGCAGGATGGAGTGCGTGCTGCAATGGTGGAGATCATGAAGTTTCCCGAGATAAAGGGACAACCGTCTCCTGTCTGTGTGAAAACGGAAAAAAAAGAGGGATATATTTTAGAGAAATGGGAGTTCTATCCTTTTCCAAAGTCAGTTTCCACTTTTCTGGTTTTGAAACCGGAACATTTGAAGGGTGCAGTACCCGGAGTCTTGTGCATTCCGGGTTCCGGAAGGACCAAAGAAGGATTGGCCGGTGAGCCCGGCATCTGTGATAAGTTAACTGAGGATTATAATAATCCCAAAGTAAGTATGGCTTTGAATATGGTTAAAGAAGGTTATGTGGCGGTAGCGGTGGATAATGCCGCTGCCGGAGAAGCCTCCGATTTGGAATGTTATGATAAAGGATGGAATTATGACTATGATGTTGTTTCCCGTTTTTTGCTTGAACTGGGATGGAGTTGGCTAGGGTATACTTCTTATCTGGATATGCAAGTGCTGAATTGGATGAAAGACCAGTCTTATATCCGAAAGGACAGGATTGTGATTAGCGGATTCTCATTAGGTACAGAACCGATGATGGTCTTGGGGGTGTTGGATAAGGACATTTATGCTTTTGTGTACAATGATTTTCTATGCCAGACTCAAGAACGTGCCGTTGTGATGACTAAACCTGACAAGGAAAACAGGCGTCCTTTTCCAAATTCTATCCGTCATCTGATACCTGGTTATTGGAGGTATTTTAATTTTCCAGATGTTGTTGCGTCATTAGCTCCTCGTCCTATCATTTTTACAGAGGGAGGGTTGGACCGTGATTTCCGTTTGGTGCAATCTGCTTATGCTGCTAGTGGAAAACCGGAAAATGCGGAGTTTCATCATTATCCGAAGTTTGCTGATAAGGCAGTTAGAAAAGATGTGGAGCACCTTGATGAAGGACTGGATTCAAAGACCTATTTCGAAACGGTCAATGTAGATCCTCCTTCTCATTATTTTAAAAACGAACTGGTTATTCCTTGGTTACGCAAAGTTTTAAAGTAG